One window from the genome of Nicotiana sylvestris chromosome 9, ASM39365v2, whole genome shotgun sequence encodes:
- the LOC138878284 gene encoding uncharacterized protein, translated as MKKVVAEFVQNNIVCRFGIPESIITNNAVNLNSDLMRYICKKFRIVHRNFTPYRQQINGAVEEAANKNIKRILRKIVENYRQWHEKLPFALLGYQTTMRTFSGATPYMLVYDTEEVMPAWVEIPSLRVIQEAKLDNAEWIRVRQEQLMLIDEKRIDVVCHGQLYQNRMASAFNERVRPRQFTPRQLVLKKIFFDQEEAKGKFAPI; from the coding sequence ATGAAGAAGGTAGTGGCAGAATTTGTCCAAAATAACATTGtctgcagatttgggataccGGAGTCTATCATCACTAACAATGCCGTTAACCTTAACAGCGACCTCATGAGATATATCTGCAAGAAGTTCAGAATTGTCCATCGCAATTTCACACCCTACAGACAGCAAATTAATGGAGCAGTCgaagaagcagccaacaaaaatatcaagaggATTCTGCGAAAAATAGTGGAAAATTACAGgcaatggcacgagaaactaCCTTTTGCTTTACTGGGTTATCAAACTACAATGAGAACATTCAGTGGGGCAACACCGTACATGTTGGTATATGACACTGAAGAGGTGATGCCCGCATGGGTCGAGATACCGTCCTTAAGAGTCATTCAAGAGGCAAAATTGGATAATGCAGAGTGGATACGGGTCAGGCAGGAACAACTCATGCTCATTGATGAGAAAAGAATAGAtgtagtatgtcatggtcaattatatcagaaTAGGATGGCCAGTGCATTTAACGAAAGAGTGAGACCTCGCCAATTCACACCGAGGCAGTTGGTTCTGAAGAAAATCTTTTTCGATCAAGAAGAAGCCAAAGGAAAGTTCGCACCAATCTAG